The following proteins are encoded in a genomic region of Candidatus Zixiibacteriota bacterium:
- the tuf gene encoding elongation factor Tu (EF-Tu; promotes GTP-dependent binding of aminoacyl-tRNA to the A-site of ribosomes during protein biosynthesis; when the tRNA anticodon matches the mRNA codon, GTP hydrolysis results; the inactive EF-Tu-GDP leaves the ribosome and release of GDP is promoted by elongation factor Ts; many prokaryotes have two copies of the gene encoding EF-Tu) — MPGDNITMNVELLTPIAMEKELRFAIREGGRTIGAGVIAEIIE, encoded by the coding sequence TGATGCCGGGAGACAACATCACGATGAACGTGGAGTTATTGACGCCGATAGCGATGGAGAAGGAGCTGCGGTTTGCGATCCGCGAGGGTGGACGCACGATCGGCGCCGGTGTCATCGCGGAGATAATCGAATAG
- the rplK gene encoding 50S ribosomal protein L11 gives MAKKVAALVKLQIPAGQANPAPPVGPALGQRGINIMEFCKAFNAQTQSGNGVLTPVIITVYEDKSFTFITKTPPASTLLRMAAKVKKGSGVPNKDKVGVVTAKQVRDIAEQKMSDLNAASLDAAIKMVEGTARSMGIDIQP, from the coding sequence GTGGCAAAGAAGGTGGCAGCGTTAGTGAAGTTGCAGATTCCGGCCGGCCAGGCCAATCCGGCTCCGCCGGTAGGTCCGGCCCTGGGTCAGCGCGGCATCAACATCATGGAGTTCTGCAAGGCGTTCAACGCCCAGACCCAGTCCGGCAACGGTGTGCTCACGCCGGTGATTATCACCGTATACGAGGACAAATCGTTCACGTTTATCACCAAGACGCCGCCCGCCTCGACTCTGCTGCGCATGGCCGCTAAAGTGAAAAAAGGCTCCGGTGTTCCCAACAAGGACAAAGTTGGCGTGGTAACGGCCAAGCAGGTTCGCGATATCGCCGAGCAGAAAATGTCCGACCTGAACGCCGCGTCATTAGATGCTGCAATAAAGATGGTAGAAGGAACCGCCCGCTCGATGGGCATCGACATTCAGCCGTAA
- the nusG gene encoding transcription termination/antitermination protein NusG, protein MALKWYVVHTYAGHEQKAKRYLESAIENAGLSNKFGQILVPTEQVTEMKQGKRSTSTKKFLPSYILVEMDLDKVTQNLVTSTTGITNFVGAGGRPTPLKDEEVKRISGQIDSSREEESSEIPFQAGDPVKVNDGPFADFSGTVSEVNLERRKLKVMVSIFGRPTPVELDFLQVELIKAKG, encoded by the coding sequence ATGGCCCTGAAGTGGTATGTGGTCCATACCTATGCCGGTCACGAACAGAAGGCCAAGAGGTATCTCGAGTCGGCGATTGAAAACGCCGGCCTGAGTAACAAATTCGGCCAGATTCTGGTACCGACCGAGCAGGTCACCGAGATGAAGCAGGGCAAGCGGTCGACTTCGACCAAGAAGTTCCTGCCCAGCTACATCCTGGTCGAAATGGATCTCGACAAGGTGACCCAAAACCTGGTGACATCGACCACCGGCATAACGAATTTTGTCGGTGCCGGAGGTCGCCCGACGCCGCTGAAAGACGAAGAGGTCAAGCGGATTTCGGGGCAGATCGATTCCAGCCGGGAAGAAGAGAGCAGCGAAATCCCGTTCCAGGCCGGCGATCCTGTGAAAGTAAACGACGGGCCGTTTGCCGATTTTTCCGGCACGGTCAGCGAGGTAAACCTGGAACGCCGCAAGTTGAAAGTAATGGTATCGATATTTGGCCGGCCCACTCCGGTGGAACTTGACTTTCTGCAGGTGGAGCTGATAAAGGCCAAGGGTTAG
- the rplA gene encoding 50S ribosomal protein L1, with protein sequence MKHSKRYRAWREKIDRRKRYMLPEAVGILKSGSPAKFDESVEMAVRLGVDPKHADQMVRATVSLPHGSGKSVRVAVFAQGDKAAEAKEAGADVVGAEDLAEKIQGGWTDFDVAVATPDMMKVCGKLGKILGPRGLMPNPKTGTVTMDIARTVREVKGGRIEFRIDRQSNVAVAVGKLSFEEKKIIENAEAFMDAIMRAKPAAAKGAYILSASICSTMSPGIKLDHAEILAAMKK encoded by the coding sequence ATGAAGCATTCCAAGAGATATCGCGCCTGGCGCGAAAAGATTGACCGCCGCAAACGCTACATGCTCCCTGAGGCGGTCGGTATCCTCAAATCAGGCAGCCCGGCCAAGTTCGACGAATCGGTCGAAATGGCGGTCCGCCTGGGGGTTGATCCCAAACACGCCGACCAGATGGTCCGCGCCACGGTCTCGCTTCCGCACGGCAGCGGGAAATCTGTCCGGGTGGCGGTGTTCGCCCAGGGCGACAAAGCTGCCGAGGCCAAAGAGGCCGGGGCGGATGTGGTGGGCGCTGAAGACCTGGCCGAAAAAATCCAGGGCGGATGGACCGATTTCGACGTGGCGGTCGCCACTCCCGACATGATGAAAGTCTGCGGTAAGCTGGGCAAAATCCTGGGCCCGCGCGGGCTGATGCCTAACCCGAAAACCGGCACGGTCACCATGGATATCGCTCGCACGGTACGCGAGGTGAAAGGCGGGCGAATCGAGTTCCGTATTGATCGCCAGTCTAATGTCGCCGTAGCCGTAGGCAAGCTGTCGTTCGAAGAAAAGAAGATAATCGAAAACGCCGAAGCGTTTATGGATGCGATCATGCGGGCCAAGCCCGCGGCGGCTAAAGGAGCCTATATCCTGTCCGCATCGATCTGCTCCACCATGAGCCCGGGCATAAAGCTCGATCACGCTGAAATCCTGGCGGCGATGAAGAAGTAG
- the secE gene encoding preprotein translocase subunit SecE encodes MEKIKRYLKETAAELRKMTWPTKEELIGSTIVTVIVSMVVAVFIGIVDRLLTFGIHLLFGGGAGG; translated from the coding sequence TTGGAAAAGATCAAGAGGTACTTAAAAGAAACCGCGGCCGAGCTTCGGAAGATGACCTGGCCGACCAAAGAAGAGCTGATCGGTTCGACAATCGTAACCGTGATCGTCTCGATGGTGGTGGCGGTGTTTATCGGGATAGTCGATCGCCTGCTGACCTTCGGCATTCACCTACTCTTCGGCGGCGGGGCAGGGGGATAA
- the rpmG gene encoding 50S ribosomal protein L33, which translates to MRDKITLACNECKQRNYDMMKNKRLHPERVEYKKYCPFCNKHTLHKETR; encoded by the coding sequence GTGAGAGACAAGATCACCCTGGCGTGCAATGAGTGCAAGCAGCGCAACTACGACATGATGAAGAACAAGCGGCTGCATCCGGAGCGGGTGGAATACAAGAAATACTGTCCGTTCTGCAACAAGCACACCTTGCACAAGGAGACCAGGTAG